The following DNA comes from Verrucomicrobiia bacterium.
GGCGGCCCGGGAGGTACAACGTCACCTGAAATCACCCTCATCCCGAATCGCCACGCACCATGTCCATGCCATCGCCAAGACTGACCCGCCGGAAATTCCTCCAACGCACCGGGACCCTCGCCGCCACCGCCGTCGCCTTCCCCCATGTCGCCGGTCGGGCCGCTGAACTCGGCTCCGGCGCCCGGGCCGGCATTCGCGTCGGGGTCATCGGCACCGGCGGACGCGGCTTCGCCCTCATGCGCGGCGTCGCCGCCAATGTGGTCGCCGTCTGCGATGTGGACACCCGGCACGCCGCCCGCGCCGTCGCCGAAATCGAAAGGCAGACCGGCCGCAAACCCTCATCCCATACCGACTACCGCAGACTCCTCGAGAACCGGGATGTCGATGCCGTCATCATCGGAACCCCCGACCACTGGCACGCCCTCCAATGCGTCCATGCCTGCCAGGCCGACAAGGACGTGTACTGCGAAAAACCCCTCACCCTCACCATCCACGAGGGACGCGTCATCGCCGAAGTCGCCAAAACCACCCGGCGCATCCTGCAGACCGGCAGCCAGCAGCGTTCCGACGACAAGTTCCGCCTCGGCTGCGAACTGGTCCGCAACGGTCGCATCGGCAAACTCAAGTCCGTCCGCGTCGGCCTGACCTACGTCAACTTCGATCCAACCCCGGTGCCGGACAGCGAACCGCCCGAAGAACTCGACTACGATCTCTGGCTCGGCCCCGCCCCCTGGCACCCCTACAACCGCAATCGCGTCCACTACAACTTCCGCTTCTTCTGGGACTACTCCGGCGGCCAGATGACCAATTGGGGCGCCCACCACCTCGATATCGCCCAATGGGGACTCGGCACCGACGACACCGGCCCCGTGGAAATCGAAGGCACCGGCACCTTCGACCCCGAAAAACGCTTCGAGGTCCCCGTGGACAGCGAAATCACCTACCGCTACGCCAGTGGCGTCGTCCTCAACTGCACCCAGGGACCCAATCGCAAAACCGGCACCACCTTCGAAGGCGAAAACGGCTGGATCCATGTCAATCGCGGCAACCTCGAAGCCAGCGACGAGGATCTCATCGGAGAACCGCTCCCCGACGACGCCGTCCGCCTCTACGTCAGCCGCGACCACATGAACAACTGGTTCGAGTGCATCAAGAGCCGCAAGGCCCCCATCTGCGACGCCGAAATCGGCCATCGCACCTCGACCGTCTGCCACCTCGGCAGCCTCGCCGTCCGGCTCGGTCGCAAACTCCGATGGGACCCCGCCGGCGAAGCCTTCATCGGCGACGACGAAGCCAACCGCCTGCGCCATTACGCCTATCGCCAGCCTTGGTCTCTCCCCAAGGTGAGCTGAGTTCCCCCGGATCCATACCCGGCGCCCGGACGCCGGACTGCGGAGACCGCGGCCTTCCCATGGGGAGGCCGCGAATCGAAGGGACGAGGAATCGGAGGGACGAGGAATCGGAGGGACGAGCTCCGCGAGTCCTCAACCCAGCGCGCCACACCGTTGCGGCCTCGTGGAACTCGGCCCTCCGGATTCGCAACCCTGCTGTCCCTTCCCCTTTCGGAGGGACGAGCTCCGCGAGTCCTCAACCCAAAGCACCCCCACCGCTTCAGCTTGGTAGTACCAGGCCCTCCAAGGCCACGCTTCACGAAGATCGCCGCTCGCCCCACAACTCCGGGATGCACGCCCCCTTGCGC
Coding sequences within:
- a CDS encoding Gfo/Idh/MocA family oxidoreductase; the protein is MPSPRLTRRKFLQRTGTLAATAVAFPHVAGRAAELGSGARAGIRVGVIGTGGRGFALMRGVAANVVAVCDVDTRHAARAVAEIERQTGRKPSSHTDYRRLLENRDVDAVIIGTPDHWHALQCVHACQADKDVYCEKPLTLTIHEGRVIAEVAKTTRRILQTGSQQRSDDKFRLGCELVRNGRIGKLKSVRVGLTYVNFDPTPVPDSEPPEELDYDLWLGPAPWHPYNRNRVHYNFRFFWDYSGGQMTNWGAHHLDIAQWGLGTDDTGPVEIEGTGTFDPEKRFEVPVDSEITYRYASGVVLNCTQGPNRKTGTTFEGENGWIHVNRGNLEASDEDLIGEPLPDDAVRLYVSRDHMNNWFECIKSRKAPICDAEIGHRTSTVCHLGSLAVRLGRKLRWDPAGEAFIGDDEANRLRHYAYRQPWSLPKVS